The Rhizoctonia solani chromosome 1, complete sequence sequence CGCATACAACCGTGGTGTTAGCATATTGAATGTTGCATGTACGTTTCCTGTTTTCTGTATTATCAGTTGCTAACAAATAGTAAACGTTTTGGGTCTGTATTCTCACCAGTTTGCGTTACCGACGTGATTACATCGCATATAGCTGATATTGCAGGAGGTAATGCTGCTTCAAAAGTAATCACGATCAGCCGATGAATGACAGAATCAGTGCTAATCCTGTGTTAGTATACCGTATATACACTTGAAAGATAAAACGGAGCCTACTGTGGATTGAAGCCCTTTTTAGAATTAACTAGATAGAAAAGAGTGACGATCGTGATAACAGAGTCGACAACTATCAAAGCAAAGTTCAACCGCTATCTATTTATAGTGGTCTCGTCCACTTACAAACTGTGCTAACAAGCATAGGAACAACAGCATAGGGTATTCGACCATGAGGGTATGGCTTAATATGATATTAACACCTGCGATTTTGGACATGAGTAACTGAGCTCACTAACGTTTTTCAGTCCTATTTCTAATCCAACTCCGAAACTGCAGCCCCAAGAGATAAACATAAAGAAGAATAAACCCAGAAGAAGCGAAAGTCTTCGACCGGAAAGTCGATAACACCTAAAAAAATTCTATGTTAGTTAATCCATGCTATATGTATCCATGAACAGCGCACCTGATGGCGAAATAGCACTGCGCAACGGCGCCAAGCGTCGCTCCAAGTATTGGCTCAGTCCAATCTTGCCAAGGCCAAGTGGCTGCTTCTCTCCAGTCCCCATATGTAATAACAAATTTGAACCATACAATTAAAAATGCTTGCACTGTTTTCAGTCTTTTTAGGCCAGCGTAAATCCAAGTTCTGTAGTACACCCTAGTTACTCACGTCGCACAAACCATCGTCGCCCAAACGATGGTTTGTATATACCAAGGATCCCTCTTGAAATGAGTACGGTAGAAATAGAATTGTTGAAGCAGAATACCCTGGTCGCCCATTGTCCAATAAATGTGTGTGAGAACATCAAACACCAACATACCGCAAACATAAAATCTAAGAGCGCGCCTAATAGCCATGGGCCCAGCATAACTCCTGGCCCATTTACGTACTCCCACTCCATATCAGTTGGTACGTATGTCTGGTTGACCAGCAAGTGACGATTAGGGCTGTTGATTTCGGCCATCGCTACGGCCCTGGCCTCGGTACGGTGGAAGCAGTTGGGAGGAGAGAAAGCCGTAGATCGTTCAAGAGATTTACGCGTAGCCTCCTTTTAGTATTGCACCACGTACCGCACCCCAAAATTAACCGCTAACAGCCCCACTTGAGCCTAATATCGCGATCAATCCAAGCACATGGCGATCGATCCCTAAACCGGAAGGCTCCGAGGCCCAAAACGTATGTTAGTATGTGAATAATTTGACTGAAGTCTCTTAAATGGTGCAAGCGGCCACCATTTGGTTGGCGAATCCTGAACAGCACATCGACGAGTTTCTCCGAAGCCCGGATGTAGCTACAATTTAGAAGAACGCATGCACTAGGTGGCTGCTAGACCGGACTTCTACGTTGACTGGTGCTAAAAGAATGGCATCGGTTCACAAAACTGTGAATCCGGATGTGCTAGATGCCATCTGCCGGTTAGCCGAAGTTTGAGCAACGGTGATGGAACTCCGAATTGGACTGTCGGTTTTTTGTTCTGCCGTAGCTAGCGACGTTTCAAGGGCGAAGGCTATATTACTTCCAAACATAGAGTGCGGTCCTAGCAAGCACCTGCAGGTGTATCAGAAAAATTTCAGGCGTAATTAATCCATAAAAGATGGATCAATAAATGCACATACCGTCCGCTTATCGGTGTTCTACTCATGTTAGGTATGCAGAATACAGTAGATTGTTGAGCTGAGTTTGTATGCTCAAACTCGTCACCTTCGCATAGTCAGGTGACTAGTTGGCCGTGCGGGAGTGTGGCGGGCTGATGGCCCCGCCTGAGGCAGAATCACCACATATCAAATGACAGAGTGACGGATCGACGTCTCACCACACGGCAATCGGTGCAAAGAAACTTGCAAATCAAACAAGTTACTACCTTAGTCTGCCATCAAGCTCTTGAAATCATACGGCGATGAATATATGCTCTTGCAGTCTCTTTCGGCGACAATGTTAGGATATCGCGTACTGGCGTCGGCATAATTCTATGTCAGGCTCGATCGTACGATCGGAGTTCGATCAATCTGCTTGACAAATATCGATCCGTCGATCGGCGGCATTTGCAAACTGTGAAAATGTTTAATTGCAACGGGTTTTCAAAGAGTGGAGGTACAACAATAAATGCCGACGCCTGGCACAATCCTAACAAGATTAAAGGCTACAAGTCCAATGTTCAAAGTAATGAAGTAGAAGGTTAAAGCGGGGTATCCTTTGACTATATGAAGGACAGAAAGGGTAATATGCAATGGATTTAGCACTTCCAAGTTGACTAAGGCTGTGTAAGGACTACTATTCAACGAATAGATGTATAAAAGCTTACATCGCGGGGAGATGGGCTTCCAGTAGACTTGTACGGCGACTGCCCTAGGCATTGAGCCACTGTGACCATCTTGTAGCCCTTAGCTTTGAACTGCTGGATAGCGTATGGAATAACATCGTTTCTGTATGTGAATTAGAGTCAACTATAAGCTCCTCCCAAACTGCTTATTTGGACTGACACTGTGGTCGCTGAAACATAACAAAATTCAGCATATGAGAACGAATTTTAAACTCAATTGAATGCTCACCGTAGGTTTCATGGTTCAGTGTTAAGACGTTGTTAGGGTTCTTAGACACCAGGTTCTTGTAGTCATTCTTTGACTGACTAGCCTTCATCCAACTCATTTATGGCAAACGTATCACCCAATAACGCTTGTGGACTCACCGATTTCCCAGCAGAATCGCCCGAGTCAAAATCCCAAATTACCACTTAAAGCCACACGCTCGGTCAGAATTCAAGCCGCATTCTCCGAGATGAAGCAGACGAACCTTTTTGCCCAAGAGATCCTGCAACTTCCCTTACTTCGTCATCATACTCACCGTACGGGGGTCTGAAAAGCTCGGTACATAGCTGAGCTATTGTAGTTATTAAACGTACTGACCGCATAAATGCAGGCTCTGCGCCTGTGATCTTCTTCAGCGCAGTGTTAATTCTGTTCATTTGTCAGTAATGCATAGCAGGTGACATGCGCTATATGTCATACTTGGTAAATTCGCTCTTAAGAGCAGACCCAGACAGCGAAGCCAAGTGAGCATGGGCCCATGTATGCGAAGCGACTTGGTGGCCTTTATCGAAAACATATTTAACAGCACCAGCGTTACTGCTATCGTAAATACAACCATCTTCAACAGTATTCAAGTTAGCGCCAGGTTTTTTCTTCGAATAAACAAGACACTGACAGTTGTTACCGTTAACAAACCAGGTTCCCTTGGCGCCATTGCTGTCCAACAAATCTACTAATTTACGAGTGTTGACATAAGGGCCATCGTCGAACCTGAAATTTGTTTGTCAACGTATCTGTCTAAAATACGTCGGGGGGCACATACGTGAGAGCAACAGTTCTGGACTGTGTACACTTGGTAATCACCGCTGCAGGTGCACGAATGGCAAGCTCAGGGGCATCGAGAGGAACAGCTGAAACACCTACGACGCCAAAGAGGGTCGCAGTAATAACGGCAAAATGCATAAAAGGCATACTGAGCCAAAGAGCTGAACCGAGCAACCGATAAAAGAAAGGGAGGGAAAGGAGACAGCGTACAAGACGAACCTAGCACAATTTATTTATAGGAGGTTCGTGATGGCCAAGACTCCCCCTTTTGGAATGGTCATGCGGTACCCAGACAGCACTGTCAGGACaggaccccaaaagtaccGATTCAATTAATTCAGACCGACACCCATTGAGTAAAAAACTTGTCAAGATGCACCGAGCCGGCCACTCACAGTAAATTCGCGTGATCTACTTACTCGCTGGAAGCATGTTACGGCTTGGTTTAAATGTTAGCTCAAGATTCAAAGAACACAGATCCTGAATACAATACCAAAGACTCATCGAACTAGTTCCTAGACGATCACCTGGGGACTCGCAATTGGGGTCATGTCTCGGTTCGACGGGAGCATCGTCTCACCTGACGAGAACTTCACCAAATTAGTGGTCAAGGCGAGGTACACCTGGTCGCCTACGTCGTGGATTTTCATTTGGGATATGCCGAAGAGGTAAACGTGTCTGCACCGCACAGCTTCCCCTGGCGATTGTCTTGGCTGATTAcatttttggaagttgaTGAACCTCAACATCGGTCTGTTCGTGTTCAAATACGGATCCAAACACGGCGGTCTGGGTACGATTTCATGCCATAGACAAATTAATCGCCCCATGGTTTTGGTAGGTAGATTGGCCCCGGACCAGGTATAATAAAATTTCACGCGCATATATGTAATATTAATCTAAATCACAAAGGATATTGTGTTTCATCTAAAGTCCTATCCCAGATCTAGAGAGTGTGATAATTCATAGATCCCCAGTAAGTAATTTCGTAAAGCTCGAAACAAAATAGCAGGATGCTTTGAAAGACGCATGCTTGCTAGCAAGTTCCTGTCGACTGTGATGATGTGTTAGGAAGTCCAAGAAGTGTTTTCGGAAAAAGCAAACATACCCCAGTGGGCTGGCCTTGTGATAGGTAAGGCGCCATTCCGACACATTCAGCAACGGTGACAAGTTTGTAATCCGCACTCTGGAGTGTCTGAATCATTTCATCGAGCAGCTCGTTGCTTAACAGACGTTAGTATGTACTTCGAGCCACATTATGTGACAAAAATGTAAACTTACGCAGTCGAGGCTAGTGAGTGGAGCAATAAGCGTCACAAAAATAAACATAAGTGCATTTGAAAGAAATAACGTACAATGAGTTTCATGGTTGAGTGTTAATACACTGCTGGGGGTCGAGGCTACCAAATTCCTGTATGCCTCTGCCGACTGGGCCGCCTAACTCAAAAGAATGACCACGAATCACCAGCGTACAAGTTGAAAATCCCCTTACCGATACCCCTGCAGTGTCACCAGAGTCAAAGTCCCACGTTACAACTAGCAAAATTTCAGAGAACGTCTAAGCTATGTAAACTTTTGTACTAACTAGTCTGCCCTAGTTTTCCTGCTACTTGTTGTGTGGTTTGACTGTATTCTCCATACGGAGGGCTAACACCATGTTAGAAAGAAATACTGAAGTTGAAGGAGATTCTCTTACCGTATAAAGGCAGGGAATGCTCCAGTAATGCTCACTATTGCATCATTTATTCTATTGGGACAGCTTAGTCTGTGTGTTCACTAAAGTGAGTTGAACCTACTTGGTTAGTTCGCCCTCTATTTGCGATGTTGAGAGAGAAGGAAGGTGTGGATGAGACCAAGTATGGGAAGCAATTTGATGACCTTGGTCGTACGCGTACTTGAGATTGCTCGGATTGTTCCCGGAATAGATGCAACCGACTATGAAGCTTAGCACAGTCGTTTTTTGGTCGGAAAGTAGCAATTAACTCACAGTTAATACCATTTACGAAGAACGTGCTGAAATATACCAATGGTTAACGAAAACGAGTTGTTGAAAAGCTCGCGCAGAAAATTGAACTCACCCCTTTGCTCCAGCTGCATCCAGTTTATCAACAATATTGCGCGTCCATAGGTATGGTCCATCATCAAACCTACGGAAAAGGGTCAGAATAGGACGATAGCATATGTCGGAGTCCATACGTGATAGCAGCAGTATTGGGGACACTGCAAGAGGTAATGACCTGTGCGCTAGCCTGACGATTGTACGGCCTAGCCTGTGCAACAGAGCCAAAAGCAATGAACAAGGCGAATACTTGAAAGGTTCCGCGCATAGTGTCCGATATTGGCATTAAAAATTGCAGAAAAATAAGTACCAAAGCAGGAGAGGGGAAGAGAAAATACACCGAGCTTACAAGGTCATGAAAAGACTGGTTATAAGAGCACTGACACGAGGCATATATCGTGGATTTCCCTTAACCGAAGATGCAAATAGGGACTGTATGGTTGCTATTAGTAGAAACAGTGGTAGATTGACGTAAATCGCACATTGCAACGGTTTCCCGAATTGTAGGTGGTCCGAACAAGGTACTCGGATCTGCACCTACTCCCAACTTCAGCTAAGGCTCTTTGTCCTAGGCGCTATTGATTAGCTAAGCGGAGCAAGCGCCAGTGGATGGTTTGTTGTCTGTCGCTTGTCACCCAACTTCGGCTCTAATAGTGTAAGTAGAGCGTACCGAGCTGTTTTTGTGCTGGGACTGGACTCACACACGATGATGCACGTAGAAGACACGCCATGGCAGACAAACGAAAAGCGCCGTCGCCTCCACCTTCGTCAGCGGCCCTTGTCAAACGGGCGCGTGGAGAAACACCGCCGCCAATGACCCAGATCGCCATCTCGGCTGGGGCAAGCGATCGAGAAAAGGCGCTGGTGAGGAACGTTCAGCGAACCAGTGGACTTGATGCTCCAATTGTCAGCTTAGCAGGGGCCCACT is a genomic window containing:
- a CDS encoding chitin deacetylase; amino-acid sequence: MPFMHFAVITATLFGVVGVSAVPLDAPELAIRAPAAVITKCTQSRTVALTFDDGPYVNTRKLVDLLDSNGAKGTWFVNGNNYGCIYDSSNAGAVKYVFDKGHQVASHTWAHAHLASLSGSALKSEFTKINTALKKITGAEPAFMRPPYGEYDDEVREVAGSLGQKVVIWDFDSGDSAGKSASQSKNDYKNLVSKNPNNVLTLNHETYATTVNDVIPYAIQQFKAKGYKMVTVAQCLGQSPYKSTGSPSPRDEATRKSLERSTAFSPPNCFHRTEARAVAMAEINSPNRHLLVNQTYVPTDMEWEYVNGPGVMLGPWLLGALLDFMFAGILLQQFYFYRTHFKRDPWYIQTIVWATMVCATLKTVQAFLIVWFKFVITYGDWREAATWPWQDWTEPILGATLGAVAQCYFAIRCYRLSGRRLSLLLGLFFFMFISWGCSFGVGLEIGLKNPYPHGRIPYAVVPMLVSTVFVDSVITIVTLFYLVNSKKGFNPHTDSVIHRLIVITFEAALPPAISAICDVITSVTQTGNVHATFNMLTPRLYAYSLLFTLNIREATREMAASGSDHVSAPVSGSGDGARRINVVVGGRHQSWFPQNQKKSQIHVETETITHHHDAEGLSANCNRNVPLSPHSEDPREGLKPKEEETSSVSTTWVSMARYMRWMIWHTAAINTKLAEGMEGLKNQLRGNDHLLFILNIDIL
- a CDS encoding chitin deacetylase, with the translated sequence MRGTFQVFALFIAFGSVAQARPYNRQASAQVITSCSVPNTAAITFDDGPYLWTRNIVDKLDAAGAKGTFFVNGINFGCIYSGNNPSNLKYAYDQGHQIASHTWSHPHLPSLSTSQIEGELTKINDAIVSITGAFPAFIRPPYGEYSQTTQQVAGKLGQTIVTWDFDSGDTAGVSAAQSAEAYRNLVASTPSSVLTLNHETHSSTANELLDEMIQTLQSADYKLVTVAECVGMAPYLSQGQPTGSTGTC